The window CGGCTCGGCTCGCCCTGGTCGAGCGCGAAGCCTTCGCGGCTCGATTCGGTCAGGCACTCGGCGATGCGTGCGGCCTGATGCTTCGGCAACAGCGCCGACAGATCGTGACGGCTGATCGTCGCCGCGCGGTGCGTAGCGACTTCCGCGCAGGGCTCGCCGCCGCGCACGACGAAGCGGGTGCGCAGCACGTCGTGCGAATCGACGAGCGCCTGATACGCGGCTTCGAGCGCGTCGTCATGCCATTCGCCGCGCACGCGCAGCGCGCCCGGCAGGTTGAACGCCGGGTTCGCCGGGTTCAGGCGGTCGAGGAAGAAGAACTGCTGCTGGTTCGACGACAGCGTGTGCACACGCGGGCGAGCGTCGCGCGGCGCGGGGGCCGGGCGCGGCTGCGGTGCGGATGCTCGCGGGGACGCGCCGGCGATCGGCATGCCGTTCGAAGACGCGCTGTCCGACGAGATGCCGGTCGCAGTCGAGCGTCCCTTCTCCGTCAGCAGCGCATCGATCGCTTGCGCGCATTCTGCGAGCGTCTGCGCTTCGAGCATCAGGCTGAACGGGATCTTCACGTCGAGCGATTGTTGCAGCAACCGGTGCACGCGCGCCGCGCGGATCGAGTCGCCGCCGAGCGACAGGAACGACTCGCTCATATCGACGTCCGGATAGCCGAGCAGCTGCGCGACCGTTCGGCGCACGAGCGTGGCGACATCGGACGTCGACGTGCCCGGCAGGGCGGCGGTTGCGCCGTGCGTTGCAGGCGCGCTATCGGTCGTCGATTCGCGCACGGGTTCGGCAGCGAGCGTCGTATCGTCGCGGAGCCAGTAGCGCGGGCCGTCGAACGGATACGTCGGCAGATGCACGCGCCGGCGCGCGCGGCCGCGATGCAGCGCCGACCAGTCGACGCCGAGCCCCTGGCACCAGAGCGCCGCGAGCCTGTCGAGCTTGCCGGTCGCGATGCATTGATCGACGAGCGACGCGCGCAGCTCGGGATCGGCGTCGAGCTCGGCGAGGCCGTGGCGGTCGCCGGCGAGCCGATGCGCGTGCCAGCCGCGCGATGTGTCGCCTTCGACGAACGCGGTGAGCGCCGCTTGCAGCTCGACGACGGAGCCGACGACGCAGCCGAAACGCGAAGGCATCGCGTCGCGCCCGGCCTGCAGCGTATAGGCGAGATCGTGCAGACAATCATCATCGACCTCGCCGTCGGCGAGCACCGCGTGCAATTGCTGCGCGCGGCGGTGCAGCGCGTCGTCGGTTGCGGCGGACAGCACGACGATCGCAGGTCCGGCGTGGTCGTCGCCGGTCGCGACGCGCGACTCGACGAACTCCTCGAGCACGACGTGCGCATTCGCGCCGCCCGCGCCGAACGACGACACGCCCGCGATTCGCGGCCATCCGGCGAGATCCGGCTTCGGCCACGGCGCGAGCGCGCGTTGCAGCACGAACGGCGATTGCGCGAAATCGATGTCGGGATTCGGCTCGTCCGCGTGCAGCGTCGGCACGAGCTCGCGATGCTTCATCTGCAGCAGCACCTTCGTGACGCCTGCGACGCCCGCCGCGCTTTCGCAATGGCCGATGTTCGACTTGACCGAGCCGAGCGCGCAAAAGCCGCGATCGGCGGTCGCGTCGGCAAATGCGCGCGTGAGGCCCGTGAACTCGATCGGATCGCCGAGCGCGGTGCCGGTGCCGTGCGCCTCGATGTAGCCGACCGCGCGCGCGGGCACGCCGCTGCGCGCGAGCGCGGCGCCGACGGCCGCCTGCTGCGCGCGCGGGTTCGGCACCGTGAGGCCGTGCGTCTTGCCGCCCGCGTTGATCATGCTGCCGCGGATGATGCCGTGGATCGCGTCGCCGTCGGCGAGCGCGCGCGACAGCGGCTTCAGCACGAGCACGCCGACGCCTTCGCCGTCGACGAAGCCGTCCGCGCCCGCGCCGAACGCGCGGCACGCGTCGCCTGCCGACAGCATCGTCAGCGACGACAGGCCGACCAGATGCCGTGGATGCTGAATCAGATTGACGCCGCCCACGAGCGCACAGTCGCAGGTGCCGCCGCGCAGGCTGTCTAGCGCGAGATGGATCGCGGTCAGCGACGACGAGCACGCGGTGTCGACGGCGAGGCTCGGGCCGTGCAGGTCGAGCGCGTGCGACACGCGGTTCGCGATGCTCCAGAACTGCGCGCCCGTCGGGTAGTCGCCGTTCATCACGCCGACGAACACGCCGACCTGGCGGCTCGCGCTGAGCGTCGCGGGCGTGTAGCCGGCGTCCTCGATCGCGGCCCACGACTCCTCGAGGAACAGGCGGCCTTGCGGATCGATGTGCTCCGCATCGCTCGGCGCAATCCGGAAGAACGCGGCGTCGAAGCGGTCGATCTGCTTCAGGAAGCCGCCCCAGCGGCTGTATGTGCGGCCGGGCGCGCCTTTTTCCGCGTCGAAGTGCGTGCGCCAGTCCCAGCGCTCGGCGGGCACTTCGGTGATGCAGTGGCGGCCCGCGCGGAGATTCGCCCAGAACTCGCGCAGGTTGTCCGCCAGCGCGTAGCGGCCGGACATGCCGATCACGGCGATGGCGGTGTCGTCGGCGCTCAAGGGTGTCGCGGGGCGCGCGTGCGGGAGCGTCGCGTCCGGCTGCACGACCGCGCGTTCCGCCGGCGACGCATTCGCGGCGGCCGTCGCGTCGCTGCCGAGCACGCGCTCGCATGCGACGCGATGCTCGGCGACGAAGAAGTCGGCGAGCGCGTTCAGCGTCGCGTGCTCGAACAGCGTTGCGTTCGACAGCGCGACGCCGAGCGATTCCCGCAGCGTCTTCGTCAGGCCGATCACGAGAATCGAGTCGACGCCATAATGGCCGAGCGGCTGATCCGGCGCGAGCTTGCCGGCCGGCATCTTCAGCGTTCGCGCGACGAGCTGCGCGAGCCATTGGACACAGCGCTCGCGCAGGTTCGCGCCGGCCGGCGATGCCGCGGGCGCGTGCGCCGCCGATTCGGCCGATTCGGCCGGCGCGGCCAAGTGCGCAGCGCTTGCGCGCGAGTCGGCATCGTCGCGTGCGTCGGCGATCGCGGGCTGCACGATCACGCCGTCGCTGACCGCGACGATCACGCCCTGGCCCGCCGGCGCAGCGTCGGCCGCGTCGCCGCCGAGCACCGCGAAGCCGGCTTCGCGCAACGCATGCGCCCAGCCGTCGCGCGACAGCAGCGGGCTGCCCGGCAGCCGGCGCGCGCTGTCGCGATGCCGCCACCAGCCCGGCAGCAGGCCGAACGTTGCGTGCGCGAAGCCGTGTGTGTCGAGCAGCTCGTTGACGATCAGGTGACCGCCCGTCTTCAGCAGCGCCTTCGCGTTGCGCAGCGTGATGCCGATGTCCTGCGTCGCGTGCAGCACGTTGGTGGCGATCACGATGTCGTAGCCGCCGGCGTCGAGCGCCTGCCCGGCGACGGGGCGCTCGACGTCGAACAGCCGGTAGCGCAGCACATCGCGGCCGCGGCCGAACGTCTGCTCGGCGTTCAGCAGGAACGCCTTCGAGATGTCGGTGAAGTCGTAGCGGCCGAGCTGCGCGCCGCTCGCGTCGAGCGCCGCGAGGAGCGGCACGGTCGTGCCGCCCGTGCCCGCGCCGATCTCCGCGAGCGTCGCCGGTTGCGTGGCCGGCGCGCGGCCGACCAGGTGCAGCACCGCATCGGCGAGCGCGCGATTGCAGCGGTCCGCCTGCTCGTTGCGCTGATAGACGGCTTCGACGCGGCTCAGGTCGCCGTCCGGGAACAGGATCGACGTCGCGGGTACGCTGCCCTGCAGGATCGCGGGCAGCGCGTCGAGCGTCGCGTCGGCGAGCGCGAGGTGGGCATCGAGCAGCGCGGTGCGTTCGAGCTCGGCGCGTGCGTCGGTCCATTCGGTGCGCGCGATCTCCGGCGATGGCGGAGCGTCGGCGATGCGACCCGTTCGACCGTCCCACGCGATGTGGCCGTGTTGCGCGATCAGCGTCAGCGCATGGGCGAGCCAGCGCCGGTACGCGGGCGCGATGCGGCCGGCGCGCAGCGCGGCCTCGAGGTCGAACCTGTGGTCGCCCGGCGCATCGCCGTCGCCGAACACGTGCAGCGCGCCGAGTTCCGCGAACAGGCGGCGCGCCATCGCACGATCGAGCAACGCGAGCGCGTGCTGCCATTGCGCGCCGTCGCCCGTTGCGTCGACGCGTGGCAGCGTCGTATCGACGAGCGCCTCCGTATGCGACGCGATGCGGGCGGCGAGCGCGGGCGCGAGCGTCGGCACCGCGGCGCGCGCGATCGTCTTCAGATAGCCGACCTGGTCGACGGGCGCGACGAGCAGCGCGTCTACGACCGCCATCGCGGCCGCCGGCTCGATCGAGCCAATGCCGAGCGCGGCCATGCGCCGGCGGTACGCGTCGGACGCGACGACGCCCGTTTGCCCCCAGTAGCCCCAGTTCACAACTTTGACCGCGCATCGCACCTGCGTGCGCAGCCAGTCGGCGAACGCGTCGCGGAACGCGCAGCCTGCCGCGTAATTGCTCTGGCCCGCCGCGACGAACGCGCTTTGCAGCGACGAGAAGAACAGGATGAAGTCGAGCGCGTCTTCGCCGAACACGCGCGCGAGGTTCGCGGTCGTCGCGACCTGCGCGTTCAGCGCCGCGCTGAACTGCGCGTCGTCGAGCAGCGCGAGGCCGCCGTCCTGCAGCACGATCGCCGTGTGCACGACGCCGTCGATCCGGCCGAAGCGCGCGAGCACAGCGTCGCGCGCGGCGCGCAGGCTGCCGGCGTCGCTCGCGTCGGCGCTCAGATACGACGGGCGCGGCCCGAGCGCGCCGAGCGCTTCGCAGTGCGCGTCGATCTGCGCGTCGAGCGGCCGTCGGCCGATCCATACGACTTGCGCGCCGCATGCGCGGATCGCGTGCTCGCTCCACACGCGGCCGATGCCGCCGGCACCGCCGATCGCGACGTAGACGCCGCCCGGTCGATACGGCGGCTCGGCGGGCGACGGTAACGCCGCGAGCGGCACGAGCCGGCGCGCGAACCATTGGCCGTGGCGGTGCAGCAGCAGCGGATGGCCGCCTTCGGCGTCCTGCGTGTGCCAGTCGGACGGCAGCGCGTCGGCGTCGGACAGATCGATGAGCCGCACCCGCCAATGCGGATATTCGTTCGCAAGCGATCCGCACAGTCCTGCGAGATCCGCGTGCGCGGGGAACGCGGGTGCGTCTCCCGGCATCGTCCACGAGCGGACGGTCAGCACCGTCAGTTCGAATGCGCGATCGCCGACGCCGAGCGCGAGCAGCCGCTTGACGAGACGGAAGCCGTCGAGGCCCGCGCAGCGCGCGAGCGGCGCGTTCGCGTCCGTGGGCGCGGGCGGCAGCCAGACCAGATGATCGATATGCGCGTCGAGTTCGGAGAGGTCGTCGATCAGGCGCGGCGTCGTCGGGTGCGTCGCCGCGAGCGCGGCGCGCTGGGCCGGCGTGCCACCGAGTACGGTCAACGTACCGTTGCGCCGGGAGGGCGAGGCGGTACTTGTCGCATTCGCCGTGGACGGCAGCCATTGCAGCGCGAGCAGATGGTCGCCCGGCTCCGAGAGGCACGGCGCTTCGCGCGAGGTCTGGCTTCGTGCCGACGCAAGTGCAAAGCCGCGCAGCGACGCGCACGATGCGCCGCTCGCGGTCACGAGATCGAGATCGAACGTGCGACGGTCGGTTTCGTTCGGTACTTCGCGGATCCAGGCGTGGCTGCTGTCTGCAACCGGCCCGGTCAATGCGATGCGCGCGAGCGCCGCGGGCAGGAGCGCGCCTTCGATGCGCCCCGCGTCCGCGAGTTGCAGGCCTGCAATCGCCTGGAACGCGCCGTCGAGCAGCGCGACGATGCGCGCGTCGCCCGCCGTGTTCGCGAGCGCCGCGGGGTCGAATTCGGCGAGCGCCTCGTCGCGGCCGACCGCGATCGCGCGAAGCGGGCGGAAGGTCGGTCCGTAATCGATGCCGATCGCGGCGAACGCGTCGTAGCACGTATCGGCCGAAATCGGTTGCGTGCAGCGCGCGCGGATCGCTTCGAGGTCGAGCGCGGATGCGCCGGCTGGCGCGCTTGCGATTTGTGTCGCGTATCCGTGGCCAAGCGGCGTATCGATGGCGGGGCAGACGGCGATTGCGAATCGTGCGTCGGCGTTGACCTGCTCGTCGCGAGCAAGCGTGACGCGCAGATCGGTCGGCGCGCCGACCGCGATCGGCGCGAGCCATTCGATGTCGTGAAGTGCGACGGTCGTGTTCGCGTCAATCGCGCCCGCTTCGAACGCGCGCCA of the Burkholderia ubonensis subsp. mesacidophila genome contains:
- a CDS encoding thioester reductase domain-containing protein; this encodes MTPSLPSRELAAAVEAAVLSLAGDVAGRTFDASASERPLHTLGLDSVQLVELSGCLNDYYGLDLDPTLFFKVHAPRAIAAHLITQHAAELARKHGVEIESDANAAASASAAAPGSRVEIDDAHDDTEGDVAIVGMAGIFPQSADLDAFWRHLAAGDDLIAETPPSRWDWRAADGEPASRWGGFIPRIEYFDAAFFGISPREAEQMDPQQRLLMQTAWAALEDAAVRPSDLTGSDAAVFVGVSTSDYMALLPGADGHLAVGNAHAMLPNRLSHLLGTHGPSEAVDTACSSSLVALHRAVRALRRGESSVAIVGGVNVMLTTRLHRALAAAGMLSPDGRCKTFDASANGYVRGEGVAALVLMPLERARAGGHPVRAVIKGSAVNHGGRAAFLTAPDVNAQAALIAAAYRDAGVDPATVSYVEAHGTGTSLGDPIEVQALRQGFDAYARECADAHAPARCGLGSVKTNIGHLEAAAGLAGVIKVVLAMNRRMLPPSLHCRALNPYLKLDDSRYHIVTEPTPWPDAATPTPLRAGVSSFGFGGSNAHVVLQSADARPIAPASASDAAGPLAWFIPLSARTGTALRARAAQLASWLDAERADDAWLPALAKTLSVGRDPMACRFGITCASLDALRTQLAIALGGPADSLVRDDARLQPHASAHAAWLAGGSEPLPAAWNEATPRIRLPVYPFEGERHWPIDEAAPTRFALAPDGDGAYRLSIAPDAPLVADHRLAGEPVLAAAAQIVIAWRAFEAGAIDANTTVALHDIEWLAPIAVGAPTDLRVTLARDEQVNADARFAIAVCPAIDTPLGHGYATQIASAPAGASALDLEAIRARCTQPISADTCYDAFAAIGIDYGPTFRPLRAIAVGRDEALAEFDPAALANTAGDARIVALLDGAFQAIAGLQLADAGRIEGALLPAALARIALTGPVADSSHAWIREVPNETDRRTFDLDLVTASGASCASLRGFALASARSQTSREAPCLSEPGDHLLALQWLPSTANATSTASPSRRNGTLTVLGGTPAQRAALAATHPTTPRLIDDLSELDAHIDHLVWLPPAPTDANAPLARCAGLDGFRLVKRLLALGVGDRAFELTVLTVRSWTMPGDAPAFPAHADLAGLCGSLANEYPHWRVRLIDLSDADALPSDWHTQDAEGGHPLLLHRHGQWFARRLVPLAALPSPAEPPYRPGGVYVAIGGAGGIGRVWSEHAIRACGAQVVWIGRRPLDAQIDAHCEALGALGPRPSYLSADASDAGSLRAARDAVLARFGRIDGVVHTAIVLQDGGLALLDDAQFSAALNAQVATTANLARVFGEDALDFILFFSSLQSAFVAAGQSNYAAGCAFRDAFADWLRTQVRCAVKVVNWGYWGQTGVVASDAYRRRMAALGIGSIEPAAAMAVVDALLVAPVDQVGYLKTIARAAVPTLAPALAARIASHTEALVDTTLPRVDATGDGAQWQHALALLDRAMARRLFAELGALHVFGDGDAPGDHRFDLEAALRAGRIAPAYRRWLAHALTLIAQHGHIAWDGRTGRIADAPPSPEIARTEWTDARAELERTALLDAHLALADATLDALPAILQGSVPATSILFPDGDLSRVEAVYQRNEQADRCNRALADAVLHLVGRAPATQPATLAEIGAGTGGTTVPLLAALDASGAQLGRYDFTDISKAFLLNAEQTFGRGRDVLRYRLFDVERPVAGQALDAGGYDIVIATNVLHATQDIGITLRNAKALLKTGGHLIVNELLDTHGFAHATFGLLPGWWRHRDSARRLPGSPLLSRDGWAHALREAGFAVLGGDAADAAPAGQGVIVAVSDGVIVQPAIADARDDADSRASAAHLAAPAESAESAAHAPAASPAGANLRERCVQWLAQLVARTLKMPAGKLAPDQPLGHYGVDSILVIGLTKTLRESLGVALSNATLFEHATLNALADFFVAEHRVACERVLGSDATAAANASPAERAVVQPDATLPHARPATPLSADDTAIAVIGMSGRYALADNLREFWANLRAGRHCITEVPAERWDWRTHFDAEKGAPGRTYSRWGGFLKQIDRFDAAFFRIAPSDAEHIDPQGRLFLEESWAAIEDAGYTPATLSASRQVGVFVGVMNGDYPTGAQFWSIANRVSHALDLHGPSLAVDTACSSSLTAIHLALDSLRGGTCDCALVGGVNLIQHPRHLVGLSSLTMLSAGDACRAFGAGADGFVDGEGVGVLVLKPLSRALADGDAIHGIIRGSMINAGGKTHGLTVPNPRAQQAAVGAALARSGVPARAVGYIEAHGTGTALGDPIEFTGLTRAFADATADRGFCALGSVKSNIGHCESAAGVAGVTKVLLQMKHRELVPTLHADEPNPDIDFAQSPFVLQRALAPWPKPDLAGWPRIAGVSSFGAGGANAHVVLEEFVESRVATGDDHAGPAIVVLSAATDDALHRRAQQLHAVLADGEVDDDCLHDLAYTLQAGRDAMPSRFGCVVGSVVELQAALTAFVEGDTSRGWHAHRLAGDRHGLAELDADPELRASLVDQCIATGKLDRLAALWCQGLGVDWSALHRGRARRRVHLPTYPFDGPRYWLRDDTTLAAEPVRESTTDSAPATHGATAALPGTSTSDVATLVRRTVAQLLGYPDVDMSESFLSLGGDSIRAARVHRLLQQSLDVKIPFSLMLEAQTLAECAQAIDALLTEKGRSTATGISSDSASSNGMPIAGASPRASAPQPRPAPAPRDARPRVHTLSSNQQQFFFLDRLNPANPAFNLPGALRVRGEWHDDALEAAYQALVDSHDVLRTRFVVRGGEPCAEVATHRAATISRHDLSALLPKHQAARIAECLTESSREGFALDQGEPSRLTVLELRDDDHVILLNLHHIVGDAVSVVVLLDALARAALTGQACAPNGAQPQYAEWAAREREALPATVERELPYWLERLRDVPPPLPLPCDRARPSVPSYRGQSVPLAFPPELTAQLDAYCKANRLSRFVVMLAAFKVALRVLSGRDDVVVGSPYANRADDDTADMIGSLAYALVLRTRLGEAETFADALSLVRRTVHGAFDHLGVPYPRLVEALKPARHGGANPLYQIMFNMIPMPALPDGVEPVEVDSGWLDYDLFVRLRASDRAIEGVLQFSADLFDRTTAEAIATYYVELLRTLLAHPSLPLAGLALPAELARERTIADAMPPLRIEIASTFTDRPLAGTLRYWGTATGQPIEPNFAPYGQLFQTLYDPSTPFHANRHGMNVVLVRPRDWLRYGEADDAEATGDAGAAAGRIARHVDELADALSDAAPSLAVPVLVLVLPDDAASLAARDECTDERTDKRDGDSTIDSSLAPYLALAAALADRPSITVAHWRDVAAIYPVADVFDPHADAAGHVPFTSEYYAALASYIARVAYQHASVPLDDAWNRLAAHIRDDAEHLLAAPADDAHERRAPYAPPTNDAEATLVPIFATALKLDALGIDDNFFDCGGHSILAIGVVYQINEAFGTSLSVADIFMAPTVRRLAERMRDAPDGPEYVDLASAAVLPDDVAPLPAPAADTPRALLLTGATGFVGRHLLRELIDRTDATIYCLVRATDAAQGFARIRATLERWSLWRDGDDARVVAVPGDLGRPRIGLSAADRARLVAEVDAIYHNGTSMNHLESFEMARAANVDGVVELLRIATEGRPKTFNYVSTLAVFSMRERTGTHVFAESASIDAEMHPSDQGYTTSKWVGEQLTHLAAARGVPCNVFRLGLVTGDVRHGHYDEQQAYYRLLKSCVLMGAAFDDFRYDLVITPVDYVARALAHLGAKHPRGGGVFHLSTMQVTPMRTVFEMMNAHLPTPMRMLTHRAWIDELRVRYRRGDVQSIVPVVQWMMNMSDAELVKLAREREETTFIYDCTATHRELAEAGIVVPVFDDALLQRYLRGMFDDDADLRAPAARPDGERVSPLHSHT